The proteins below come from a single Miscanthus floridulus cultivar M001 chromosome 1, ASM1932011v1, whole genome shotgun sequence genomic window:
- the LOC136508545 gene encoding 24-methylenesterol C-methyltransferase 2-like — translation MEAATMAWTAAVVGVGLVYWFVWVMGAAEVKGKRAVDLKMGSITRDKVQDKYTQYWSFFRRPKETATTAASAEKVPAFVDTFYNLVTDIYEWGWGQSFHFSPSLPGRSHRDATRVHEERVADLLGARPGHRLLDVGCGVGGPMRAIAAHSRSNVVGITINEYQVNRARAHNRKAGLDSPRCEVVCGNFLSMPFPDASFDGAYSIEATCHAPRLQDVYGEVYRVLKPGGLYVSYEWVTTPLYRAEDPDHVECIHGIERGDALPGLRRQDEIASIAKEVGFEVVKEQDLALPPALPWWTRLKMGRVAYWRNSLVVRVLTMLRIAPKGVSEVHEMLYETAQHLTRGGETGIFTPMHMVLLRKPVSTEEAK, via the coding sequence ATGGAGGCGGCGACGATGGCGTGGACGGCGGCGGTGGTCGGGGTGGGGCTGGTGTACTGGTTCGTGTGGGTGATGGGCGCGGcggaggtgaagggcaagcgggCGGTGGATCTCAAGATGGGATCCATCACGCGGGACAAGGTGCAGGACAAGTACACGCAGTACTGGTCCTTCTTCCGCCGCCCCAAGGAGACGGCCACCACCGCGGCGTCGGCGGAGAAGGTGCCGGCCTTCGTCGACACCTTCTACAACCTCGTCACCGACATCTACGAGTGGGGCTGGGGCCAGTCCTTCCACTTCTCCCCGTCGCTCCCGGGCCGCTCCCACCGCGACGCCACGCGCGTCCACGAGGAGCGCGTCGCCGACCTCCTCGGCGCCAGGCCGGGCCACCGCCTCCTCGACGTCGGCTGCGGCGTCGGCGGGCCCATGCGCGCCATCGCCGCGCACTCGAGATCCAACGTCGTCGGCATCACCATCAACGAGTACCAGGTGAACCGCGCCCGCGCGCACAACCGCAAGGCCGGCCTCGACTCCCCGAGGTGCGAGGTCGTCTGCGGCAACTTCCTCTCCATGCCCTTCCCGGACGCCTCCTTCGACGGCGCCTACTCCATCGAGGCCACCTGCCACGCCCCCAGGCTGCAGGACGTCTACGGCGAGGTCTACCGCGTGCTCAAGCCGGGCGGGCTCTACGTCTCCTACGAATGGGTCACCACCCCGCTGTACCGCGCCGAGGACCCCGACCACGTCGAGTGCATCCACGGCATCGAGCGCGGCGACGCGCTCCCGGGGCTCCGCCGCCAGGACGAGATCGCGTCCATCGCCAAGGAGGTCGGCTTCGAGGTGGTCAAGGAGCAGGACCTGGCGCTGCCCCCGGCCCTGCCCTGGTGGACACGCCTCAAGATGGGCCGCGTCGCCTACTGGCGCAACTCGCTCGTCGTCCGCGTGCTCACCATGCTCCGGATCGCGCCCAAGGGCGTCTCCGAGGTGCACGAGATGCTGTACGAGACCGCGCAGCACCTCACCCGCGGCGGCGAGACCGGCATCTTCACGCCCATGCACATGGTGCTCCTCCGCAAGCCGGTCTCCACCGAGGAGGCGAAATAG